From Aegilops tauschii subsp. strangulata cultivar AL8/78 chromosome 5, Aet v6.0, whole genome shotgun sequence:
agggatcgaaccagagacaatgaactggccagaccgttgccggacttggttcttcggggctggcggaaaattggaccctaTATCAGGGAAGTgtgtttggacggacgagcttttcagaataccagtcaagaggcttcagcactatatcgatgcagcgcagcaagggacgttcgttccagacagagagaacgacgagctcacaatggccctcgggaatcctgagcaccctggacggacatgaggcacgccaggctccgttccatgaaaggctggttttccggacgcaggcggttacaaaagccaggagaggaggaaaaaagtggagcagacccaaattcagaagctgcacgaaagggttcaagtgctagaggaacgagacggcaatcgacatgccgaaactacccccgaagctaccccgccatctcagcggagaagcagcatggcttccaccgagctgcttcagccggagcatgtcttgacggctcctgctagctaccccgtggatgctatcacggagtctcaacattgccaccttatgacgcaatggcagaacttcaaagtcaaggcggttgtcggctctgttcgacctcctgaacccggcgcaacttttcactgtcgtccgattccagaaggatatgctagggtgacggtggacgaaataacggagggatttgaggacctccagcttgaccaccctactggtgaaggggagactcggctgggttcttctctgaagactccatgcctatggcggaaggagctcatcaaccttccgaactggacgccttcggcgagtaagggcactccgcctcctcctccggcgagtgatcagggcactcagcctccttctccggcgcgtggcggcactccgcctccttctctgcctgcgccggcgcgcccgagcagtcagcctcctccttctccgcctcgtcagcaagggcggaagagacccgccgccgctcaggctgctccggcgcgtcgtagtccttctcctccgcctcgtaagcaaggaaagaagacagccgcagccgctccgtctgctctgccggcgtctagcagtacagccagaggcgggaggcaatacagattcggtccttctctgaagactccagagaagttaccatacgagaggaccgaggaggaaaccacgaagatcgtgcaagccgaagtgacgaacttctttgaaggggtgaaagcaaagaaacatccacctccggaggagaaggtagatccggtgaaagcgaagcgcactctggctgccctgacaaaaccaccaaagtctccgccgagaggcaactatgagcgcattattgcaaagacgtttgtcgaagcggagcggtcgggaagtactgtcagtgatcaaaggttaaaagaacgacgagctgggaaaaaaattgcccagctcggcgaacaagcgaaccaatcgtgccccccgctcaaggtgtctagcgacatcgtcgctaatgctccgaggatggtgcccggttatagcaatcttggagattacctgcccgacgatgtacattatgatttcttggaggtggacgaacacaaataccattacgggaagcctctcgtcaaagatgaaagatctgtaacaacgatgatgcgaagattacatgattggtacatgaaaacctgcagagagtctgggggaggaatactttgacgctgagagttaaagaggagcatgacctcgttggaattgaattgttgaatgttccatttgaggagttcttccagtttttcaatcaaaaggccctcgataaatcaacgatcacttgctactgtctgtaagtagtactacttctgtcattaagtctctctatataggtcagctctttcattgcatgtatttataattatcctcactatattatgcagattgaagatcgccgaattgaagaaaagacaaatcggtaatattggattcattaacacaaatctcatagatgcaactgaggttaaatatcatgccgaaaataccgaggccaacttgctacgttcgttggtaataaatgaaaacaaagatataatactctttccttacaacttcaagtgagtgttactgtcttgtgcatattcggtttcccttattagtccaagttatagtaatgtaattgatgacttatgcatgcgtgcgcagtttccactatattctcctagagattaagcttgagcagggactagtaaccgtcttagactcgagacaaaaagatccctaggactatgcggacatgactcaaatgctcgagaagtaagttaaatcgatcattatccaccatatcagcaactttgttcatttcctgatatcaagtaattgttttctttgtctggcagggtttggagaaaattcaccaaaaaagctccgggactgccgaagaagctgcaatttagacacccgaaagtaagtactatagtagcatgttccgcgcatctcctagtgattcaatcgctagtttcatcaataccatttagcatgtttgcttatcagtttgattgacctctatttcttgtaaagtggttgtggcaggaacccgggaataattactatggatactacgtttgcgagtccatccgctacacgacctgtgagcggggctactctgatgaacaatatgaagtgcataagcaataatattcacaattttattttattaccatcatttgtgttgagtttcatttattcatatatatatatatatatgtattgaccccttcttcaaattagatctttcggatgcgggatgaactcctaccagaagatcgtatgcgagcaattcaagaggaattggcggcattcttccttgaccacgtgatcgctgaaaacggagaatactatgtggaccctgtgttcttgcaatttaattaggagattatattgtaagagataattattgtatatatgtagccggtagtgtcggatagatatacgagaacttgttgttcgaccaatctctcggagaaggagaggtggtcgatatcacttctctctgtatgcatatgttcatgacgatcttctgtttccttcatttgcttactagctagcgtgtctagtcctctctatacgtatatagtacgtagcgtcgaccaagcacggagataagagaggacacttctctctattaattagctagctaacacaatatatgaaacacctaaaccctaaaccccccaaaacccccaaccccccccccttcaaaaaaaaacaaaaaccccagcccctgaaatgctgacgcgtggatgcctattggtcccggttagtgccaccaaccgggaccaaaggccctcctgcctgggctcgccgcaccggccacgtggaggcccatctgtcccggttcgtgtaagaaccgggactaaagggctagggcattagtaacgaccctttagtcccggttcaaaaaccgggacaaaaggcccttaccaaccgggacagatgaccctttttctactagtgaatccAACAATCAAGGAACTGGATACAGAatgatttgttgaaccagttttcaagacggACGACCGAAGACGAAGAACAACTCGGAAAAGCCGAGGTGCGGCCCAGACTTGAAgacaggttcaggggctactaacgATGTGCCAGCTAGGGACCACATCGTTTCCTGACCAGGCGGGCTAGGCTGAGGACCCCGTGCCAGTTCAACAGTGGGCCACGTTGAGTGGCCCATGTCGTATTAAAGAAAGGCTCCCGGAGACTTGACGTATACTCCAAGATACTATAAGTCGTCTACAACACAACCGACTAAGATATAAACCGAGGGGCAGGGCTCGTAGACGACACACATaacaatctcgaggtagatcatctGTACTTTGTATTCCAcccaaaagcaataaaacataaGCAGAACATAAGGTTTTATCTTTGAGGAGAGTCCCAACATGGGTAAAAACCCGTACAAGATGCCTAGCATAGGATCCCTACCTCGAGATTTGCCAGATTTAGCTCCATCAGCTTGGGCTGGACATGGTCGAATCCTACCTGTACTGCACATGCAGATCAATGATGCTGGAGCTCGCCGGACGGACGAGGGGGTGCGCACCCTTGATGCGCGACAAGGTAGCACGCGGGCGGGGCAAATTAAACAGGATCTCGGCAAGCTCGCCCCCCATGGCTGCCAGTGCAACGACGCGAGCAGGGAAGCGTCTAGGGGCGCGGGTTCGGATGCGAAAGAAGGGGGGAGAAGGCCTGGGGCGCGGCCATGGACCACGACGTTGCCGATGGCCAGTCATGGCGGCGACGGTTTTGACAGTGGGTGCCGCCTGTCGGGCTTTGCTTTGCTGTCAAAACGCGATCAATGAACGACCACTTAGTATTTCCGGTAAATTTTATAGGATTTTGATGTTATTCTGCACATAGCTAGCTAGATTAGACATCCGATTTGACATTCTGACATTGAGCTCCAAGTTGAACGTTTGTTTCACTCAAATCTCCAAGCAAGATGGGCATGGGACAAGTAGAGTAGTAGCATATCACCTCACCACATTTCGCCAGCAGATGCATCGGATCTGTGAATCTACACTACACCTGCCCTGCCCAACGTGACGCTTCGACTTTTTTTTTCCGCCATGCTGCCGTGCCGATAGGCCATCGGGCCGACATACGCCACATGCCCGATCCCAACCCGGCCCAAGTGCTCCGGCCCGCTCCACCTCGCCTAACTAGAGAATCGCCACGTCGGCAACCGGCCGGTCCAACACCTTTCCTCTCCCGCACTTCACCGCCACCCAAACCTAGCAGAGCAGCAAtggcgcccccgccgccgccgccggcaaccctcgccgccgtcctcctcctcctcgtctccgTCTCCCATCCACCGGCCTCGGCCTCCTCGTCCCCGTTCGACGCGGCGCTGGCGGCGCTGCAGGGCCGGATCGGCTACGCGTTCCGCTCCCCGGACCTGCTCCGCCGCGCGATGACGCACGCCTCCTACTCGCGCGAGAACGGGCGCGCGCTGGCCGTGCTCGGCCTGGCCGCGGCGGAGTCGGCCGCCGCGCTGCGCGCACTCGCCGCCGACCGCGACGCGCCGGCCTCCGCCGTCTCCCGCGCCGCGCGCGACGCCGCGGGGGAGCCCGCCTGCGCCGCGGCGGGGGCCCGCGCGGGGATCCCGGGCGTCGTGCGCGTCGCCGGCTCCACCAAGGCCTCGGCCCCGCCCGTGGTGTGCGGCGCCCTCCGCGCGCTCCTCGGGGCCGTCGCCGTCGACAACGGcaccgccgacgccgccgccgaggtCTTCTGGCGCCTCCACGTCGTCACCAccgcaaccgccgccgccgccgccatgtgACGCGTGTGCGAGTAGATCATCCGAGATGGTTCGCACTCGCACATCGGTGTTCGCAAGCTGCTGCTGCAATCTACCTCTAAGTAAATTATCAACTGCCACTTCGAGCTTGGATGAAAATTATCAACTTCCACTTTGATTTCGTATGCATGCAAATTATCAACTGCCGCTTCGAGTTGTGCTATGTTTCTTGTGACATCCATCCAGATCCAGGAGTGCGCAATCGAATTCTTGATTAGATATGGATCATGGGACAAGGGTTCCTTCTTGAACCCATGTTTGATGCCGAGAATCAAATGCTTCTGCATTTGGCACTGCCAGTTTATCCCTCTATTCCATTTCAACTAAAATCAGGACAAAAAGTATTTATCAAGACGAATGATTCTTGTATTTGTATCACTTGATTGACATGGGACCAGCATGAGAACAAGCAACGCAAAAATGGTGTCAGTACATGATGTTACATAGATGAGCATCATTTTGACACTAGTACAGGGGCTAAGACTtcaaaggcaagtaccaaacgaCTACACTCGACACTTCTCAGCATTACATCAGCAACATCAACCTCGTATTTTCTTCCTCGTTCAACCCAAGGCAGCTATCATCAGGATCTCATCTTGTCCAAAACTCTCAACACTCCCATTACAAACCGAAGCGAACGATCCATCACAGGGACAGACGGCCTACTTCCTCGCCTTCTTGCTCCGGTGCGTGTTCTCGGGCGTCGAGCCGTCCTGCTTGCGTTTCTTGTTCAGCTGCTTCGCCTTCCTGGCTGCCACGGCGGGCCGCTTGGCTTTGCGGGCGCTCTCGCTTTGTCCCGTCTCGCTAGGCCTGCCTTGCTGCTTGCCTTGGTTGACGGGGCGCCGGGCCACCTTCACCTTCTTCACGACGCCAGATTTGGTCGACTTCAGGCCTTGGTAAGACAGGCTTGCCGGCGCCTTGCGTTTGTTGCTGTCGCTGCCTTCGCGGGACTTGCTGCCTGACGTAAAAGGTGTCTTCTGTTTTGGAGTGTCGCGCTTTTTCCCAGAATCTGCCTTCTTCGGCGTCGCGTCGGCTGCCTTTGCATGGGTGAGCCGCAAGAAGCGATCTCTGATCTTAATGCCACGTTTTTTGACAACTGCGTTAGCGGCTTCCTGCATAACACACATCAAAACAATTATGAGATCCTGATGAGATAACAATGTATGCAGAGAATGTGGAAAATTGCTCAAAGCATTTCACAAGATGATAGCCAAAGGTCATTCATTATAAGATGTTATGTTCCACAGAAAACAGAGTATCCTTGGTAAGTCACAATGTCACAAGTGCATATTGTATATTATCAGTGGATAAAGTAATGAACTGACTGGACAATTCTACTAGTAAACAGATGGAATTGACAAGGCAGGATCATAATAAGCCTTCAAAGTAGATATAGTTACCAGGCATTGAGTTTACTACTATATGTAGTTTATAACTGAATGAACTGGTCCAGCATAAACTTTTCTGGACAAGACTTAACAAGATTCTGTCGTTTTTCCATCCTGCTCGGTAGGTTAAAGATAATCAACACTCAACAGTGTAAGACACCATAAATGAACTCTGTTGGTAGATATGCAGTTCAGCATGTATTGGGCTGTGAGTCTACAATTTGCTTAGATATTTACAGCCTGCTTATAAACTGATGTTTCAGTTGTAAATATGTGGTTAGCAAGGAAGTCTTCAACTCATTCTTTTCACATGTAATACTAGCATTCAACCACATGACATGAATAACGATACTATCTTCAAGGAGTATTTTGCACAATCACAAGGATTAACAAATTCTACTATTCATAAACTTCTTGTGCACCCGACAAATTTTTGACTGTTGCAAAGAGTCAGAACTCAGAAATCAGAATAACTCAAGAGGGAAGATGAAGGATAAGAAATTATACCCTTGTTTTGAATAGAACATAGGCGATACCCTTTCCTAGGCTTGAATCTGGATCTCTGACAACTCGTATAGCTTCAACATCACCTTGTGGTCCACTGGGACCGCAGAACAGCTGGTAGAGCTCCTCATCCTGATGTGCCACCAAGAAGCAAAGTTGACACTGGTTACTTAGTTTATGTGGACCTTGTGGTGCTACTGCTATCATTTCTTTAAAAGAACAACAAAGAGCCATACAAGAATGGACACATCATACATACCTTTACATCGAATGGAAGGTTACCAACAAACACTGTCCTCTTTCTGTCATAAAGAGGTCCTTCTCCTCTTAGCTTTTTACGAGGTGGACACGCCATGTCAACACGGATGTGATTGCCATTGAACTAGAGGATTCAAAATTCAGATAGATACATTATATTATTATTAGATATGAGATATGACACAGAAAATTCTTAAGATGTACTTAAGCTTTATGAAGTAATTTGTTATCAGCTGTAACTTGTAAGACAGGAAACACACCAGTGCCATATTATGAGATAAAGCTGTCCGCGCACACTGCTCATCTTTGAAGACGATGTAGGCATGTACACTGCAAAGGATATATAAGAAGATAAGAGTTGGAAAAGCAACAGGCATACAGTACATTTGTGGCACAAAACAGCTAAACAATTCCTTGTGTTCCATCATCATCTTACAACACAATGGTCTATTAATTTGGGCATATATTGAGTGGCAGTACTATTTATACCAAGAACATGAAAACTATGGAAATTCTGTGAAGGATGTGCCTTTCTGATGTCACTGTGCTAGTAGATATTTATACATTCAGCTCAGTACCATATAGCCTAAGCATCATAACAGCGCAGAGGGACTAAACTAAACGTGAAAACGATGAGTTACTTTGCTTTATTATTATGGAAAGTATTCTATGGAGAGAAAAAGGAATTATTACATACATGTGTGAACAAAATATGTAGAGAAAAAGGAATTATCCTATGCAATAGTTTCACCAAAATTATGTGACGCTGAATTAATAGATACTTCTATCTTTCAAGTATCAACAGGAACTAAATAGAACATAACAACCTGTGCATTTTTTAACAGCTCataaaaaacaaaggaaaaaaatGTAGCACCAAATTAAAATGAAGGCCATTTAACCGTGCAGAGAGGAATAATTAGCCAATGCAGAAGTAGCACAGAAATGCCAAGCTCTAACAACAGGGGAAGTTCTGATTTCTAATTGCAGTCAGGTGCTTCTTACATTAAGAAATTCCAACTGAAATTTTATGACAACCAGCACAAAGCAGATGGGAAAAATCAATCGTCTATTTATCCAAGCATAGCATAAATTCCGCTTGTTATGCAATAATAACCCGAACAATGCACGGCTAGCAATCCATATATTATGTAACAATGCACTCACTTGTCGACCAAGTCATTGATCTTGCCTTTGATGACGGCTCCCTTCCGCGGAATCTTGGTCTGCAGCAAGCACACACACAGATGATTGATCAGCAAACCAAGGCGAAAAACTATCCACAAATGCATAAGCAAGAATCTAATCCGATGAACGGCACTGACGTCGCCGAGGGGCACGGAGCGGATCCTGACAGAGTCGACCTCGCCGAAGGCGGCGAACTCCTTGGTGAGCGCCTTGCGCTTGGTCCGCAGCGGCAGGTTCCCGACGAAGACCGTCCTGAGCAGCTTGCCCTCGTCGTCGAACGCCTCGTCCTCCGACTCCCCGCCGGAGGCCGCCGCCTCGACGTCGTGGGGCGCCTTCCTCTTGGCCCCGACCACCGGGCGCGGCCGCTGCTCCTCGTCCGCGGGCGCCGCCCCCAGCGTCCGCCGCTCGTACCCGGCCTCCACCTCGTCCCGCTTCCGCTTGCGCCGCGCTGCCGGGCCCTCCCCATCCTCCTCGCTCCGCTTCCTCCGGGACGGCACCGCGGGCTCCGCCTCCGCCTCAGCCTGGGGCCGCTTCGGGGGCTTGCGCGCCGGCGTGGGGACGGCGGCGGATGCGGGGGTCGGTGGGGGAGCGCGGGGGGGCTCCTCCGGAGCGGACTCCTTGCGgcggaaggggttgtcggcggaGAAGAGGGAGCGGACGGCCGCCGCCTTGGCGTCGGGCTCGGCGGCGTCCTTCCCCTTCTTCGCCATCTCCCTCGTCCCCGTCCTCGGCGTCGGCGGTCTgcggcttgcggcggcggcggcgagaagaggaagaaaaggtgAGAAATTTATTGGGCCCGCAACCGTGGGGAGCCACCCACCCATCCCTCCGAAAATAGACGTGCGGCCCGGAGGGTCTCGAGCGATCGCAGCCGTCCGATCAGGCACGGACGGCCCAGATCGTCCCTGGCCCTGTCGGGACGGCCTCATCAGCCGCGGGTGGCGAGAGGCTGGGCAGAGCGCCAGGGTTTACCTAGGGTTTCGTCGCGCCGACCGCCGCCTGCGCCGTGAGGGGACCGTGAGGGAGGGAGCGCcggcggcgaggggagggagggagggatgGAGGGGGGGCGGGCGGGAGGGAGGAAGGCGAACCAGCTGCGGGCCTACTCGTGCACGCGGAACCCGCTGGAGCGGGCGCACGGGTCGGCGCGGTGGGCGCAGGGCGACACGGTGGTGCTGGCGGCGGTGTACGGGCCCCGGCCGGGGACCCGCAAGGGGGAGAACCCCGAGAAGGCCTCCGTCGAGGTCGTCTGGAAGCCCAAGACGGGCCAGATCGGGAGGCAGGAGAAGGAGTACGAGATGACGCTCAAGCGGACGCTGCAGAGCATCTGcctgctcactgttcatcccaacACCACCACCTCTGTCATTCTTCAGGTCAGCCTTCCTCTGCCTGCgcttgctctgttttttgctgtgCCACGATTGCCGGTTGGTTATAacttactccctccgtaaagaaatataagagcgtttacatcacttatatttctttacagagggagagGGAGTATCAGATCAGTGATGTGTTAAATGCACATTGTGTACAGCCCATTTAGCCTACCTGACGACTGTGTCTTCCCAAGGAGAAACCTTGTGGGTGCTCAGTGGGATCGCTAGTTGAGCTGCTGCCAATCCTTATGTCTGTGCTCACAAAAACAAACAAGGTGTAATAACTAGGATGTCCGCTACCATGAAGTTTCTATAGGGAACAATTACAAATGCATTCCTCTGTACATGAATGGAAAACACGGCTGTGGGAAATGGCTGCATGAGGCAGTTTAGGTTCTGCAACCAGTTGTTTTCGAACAACTTAATTAATGTTCTTGATTGGGCCTTTCATAATTAATGTATCATGCCATTGCCATATTGTTTTATCTCATCCTGGTTATTTCTATTTTTGCAGGTTATGGGTGACGATGGTTCTGTATCCTTTTTACCGTTAAATCTCACCATAGTGTTCTGAGTTATGAAACGTGTTTCTTTGTCTTGCACTGCCTTGCAAACCATTTTTGTTGGCTGTAAATGATGGGCAAGAACTGGCAGAAGTTCCAATATGCATTGCAAATTCACAATTCCGAATATCTGCATCTTATTTCAATCAAGAGTAGCCCTTGACAGTACCTAGCTTCTTCCATGTGCAATTAATGCTTCCTGTGCTGCCCTTGTTTTTGCTGGCGTCCCCATGAAACATCTTGCTGGTAACTTTACTAATTTCTCTATGTTAATTAACTGATGAAACATCTTGCTGGGGTGTTCAATAATTTCTGTATGTTCACTGACAAGATTGTGTGCTGCAGTTGCAATTGGCTGCGGAGTGTTGGCCGATGGTGCTGTGATTTTGGACACAAGCAAGGCAGAAGAGCAGGTATGGAATTGTTCCTTTTCATCTGAACTCCACTCCAAAATGGGAGCACAAAATGTTGTCTGATTCTCCCTCCAGGAATTTCCATGTTGCTGGTTGTTGGTGTGCCCTTCAAACTTTTTTCAAGTATATGCGGCTTTCATTTTGTCAAGCATGAAAATTTCTAGTCCCTGGGGAGAAGTACAGTTTTAGTTTGCCGACCCCCTCCAAACCCTTAGTTATTACTCTGTACTGGTTAGTCGGTCACTGTCATTGATAACTGTTTTTTGAGATTATGTAATTTA
This genomic window contains:
- the LOC109761714 gene encoding protein NUCLEAR FUSION DEFECTIVE 2, which translates into the protein MAPPPPPPATLAAVLLLLVSVSHPPASASSSPFDAALAALQGRIGYAFRSPDLLRRAMTHASYSRENGRALAVLGLAAAESAAALRALAADRDAPASAVSRAARDAAGEPACAAAGARAGIPGVVRVAGSTKASAPPVVCGALRALLGAVAVDNGTADAAAEVFWRLHVVTTATAAAAAM
- the LOC109761712 gene encoding uncharacterized protein: MAKKGKDAAEPDAKAAAVRSLFSADNPFRRKESAPEEPPRAPPPTPASAAVPTPARKPPKRPQAEAEAEPAVPSRRKRSEEDGEGPAARRKRKRDEVEAGYERRTLGAAPADEEQRPRPVVGAKRKAPHDVEAAASGGESEDEAFDDEGKLLRTVFVGNLPLRTKRKALTKEFAAFGEVDSVRIRSVPLGDTKIPRKGAVIKGKINDLVDNVHAYIVFKDEQCARTALSHNMALFNGNHIRVDMACPPRKKLRGEGPLYDRKRTVFVGNLPFDVKDEELYQLFCGPSGPQGDVEAIRVVRDPDSSLGKGIAYVLFKTREAANAVVKKRGIKIRDRFLRLTHAKAADATPKKADSGKKRDTPKQKTPFTSGSKSREGSDSNKRKAPASLSYQGLKSTKSGVVKKVKVARRPVNQGKQQGRPSETGQSESARKAKRPAVAARKAKQLNKKRKQDGSTPENTHRSKKARK
- the LOC109761713 gene encoding exosome complex exonuclease RRP46 homolog produces the protein MEGGRAGGRKANQLRAYSCTRNPLERAHGSARWAQGDTVVLAAVYGPRPGTRKGENPEKASVEVVWKPKTGQIGRQEKEYEMTLKRTLQSICLLTVHPNTTTSVILQVMGDDGSLLPCAINASCAALVFAGVPMKHLAVAIGCGVLADGAVILDTSKAEEQQLKSFAHLVFPNSSKSVDVKESQQKDGQPERGLITSITHGVMSEDDYFNCIERGLAASARISDFMRTTLQKHTPDYL